The genome window GCGGAGAGACCCTCATCCTCGTGCCCTCGCGCGAACTCGCCGACCAGTGGCGCGAGGAGTTGCTCGACCACTCCACGGTCGATCCCGCCGACATCGGGCTCTACCACGGCGGGACCAAGGAGATCCGCCCGGTGACGATCGCGACCTACCAGATCGCGGGGATGGACCGCCACCGGAGCCTCTTCGACTCCCGCGAGTGGGGGCTGATCTGCTTCGACGAGGCCCACCACGTCAGCGCCCCCGTCTACTCCCGGACCGCCGAGCTCCAGAGCAAACACCGGCTCGGCCTCTCGGCGACGCCCGTCAGCGAGACCGGCAGCGAGGAGGAGATATACACCCTGATCGGCCAGCCCATCGGCGCCGACTGGGACGCGTTGTTCGAGGCCGGCTTCGTCCAGGAGCCCGAGGTCGAGATCCGCTACGTGCCGTGGCGCGACGAGCTGGCGCAGAGCGAGTACGCCGCCGCGGACGGCCGGGAGCGCAGACGCCTCGCGGCCGAGAACCCCGCGAAGATAGAGGAGATCCGATACCTGCTGGCCGCCCACCGCGACAAGAAGGCGCTCGTCTTCGTCGAGTACCTCGATCAGGGCGAGGCGATCGCCGACGCGCTCGGCGCCCCGTTCATCAGCGGGGAGACGCCGCACCACGAGCGCGCGGAGCTGTTCCGGCGGTTCCGCGCGGAGGACGGTGGCACCGCCGACACTGCTGGCACCGACGACGGCCTCGACGTCCTCGTCGTCTCCCGCGTCGGCGACGAGGGGATCGACCTCCCGAACGCCGAGCTCGCGGTCGTCGCGAGCGGCCTCGGCGGCTCCCGGCGACAGGGGTCGCAGCGCGCCGGCCGGACGATGCGGCCGACCGGCTCCGCGCTCGTCTACGTCCTCGCGACCCGGGGCTCCAGCGAGGAGGAGTTCGCGCAGCGGCAGATGCGCCACCTCGGCCGGAAGGGCGTCCGCGTCCGCGAGACGAATATCGCGGAGTAGCCCGCGACTCGCTCCCCGCGACCCGACCCCCTCGGCCTCCGGAGCGAGTCGAACCGAATCGGCGGGTCAGATCGAGTCCGCGAGGTGCTCGGCCGCCTCCTCGATCTCCCCCTCGTTCTCGACGAACCGAACGGGTGCGTTCTGGTCCCTCGCGTACTGGAGCGCCGCGGACCGGTTGAGGTCCTGCTCGAAGTCGATCCGGCGTTCGGTGACCCCGTTGAGGTCGCGGTCGCTCTCTCGTCGCCGTTCGAGGATCGTCGCCGGCTCCGCCTCCA of Halorubrum trapanicum contains these proteins:
- a CDS encoding DEAD/DEAH box helicase family protein, with product MTDDTGDDAGNDHDDNLSLDRFHEALEAEERPVATASEVARRLGTTQAAARDALGALVDRGDVDRLDVEADPVVFYPRDWGALASRERVVVFPKRREIVVDRPTQYTRARLSQFANLVDTTGTEPGTRGYLYRIRQEDVWAAPFDDADAVVDALRSVLPRRFEHLEDWVRDQWRRAHRFRLYTHADGYVVLEAASENLMGNVADQHLDDDHLRAPISDTEAWVNEDAVAAVKRALYDAGYPVEDDRDLETGDPVEIELTTDLRDYQATWVDEFLDRKSGVYVGPPGSGKTVAAIATIAAVGGETLILVPSRELADQWREELLDHSTVDPADIGLYHGGTKEIRPVTIATYQIAGMDRHRSLFDSREWGLICFDEAHHVSAPVYSRTAELQSKHRLGLSATPVSETGSEEEIYTLIGQPIGADWDALFEAGFVQEPEVEIRYVPWRDELAQSEYAAADGRERRRLAAENPAKIEEIRYLLAAHRDKKALVFVEYLDQGEAIADALGAPFISGETPHHERAELFRRFRAEDGGTADTAGTDDGLDVLVVSRVGDEGIDLPNAELAVVASGLGGSRRQGSQRAGRTMRPTGSALVYVLATRGSSEEEFAQRQMRHLGRKGVRVRETNIAE